The proteins below are encoded in one region of Halocatena salina:
- a CDS encoding DUF5813 family protein has product MSTDAAVRRAFERHETYTDADEGFVVETTVFDSRVVAEASEETVYTLTIRTPTLAGAVEEDVGDNLLAGWFETFERRVEDAPKAVRAEIDLTVDMHSEDGEAIVTLQFPFDRPDRAPAVVKAMAEYVEGTYVEGVVPGFTYRPPVSELLADATHSEETEHDRGGGPLPL; this is encoded by the coding sequence ATGAGTACGGATGCGGCGGTTCGTCGTGCGTTCGAGCGCCACGAGACCTACACTGACGCCGACGAAGGGTTCGTCGTGGAAACGACGGTGTTTGACAGCCGCGTTGTGGCTGAAGCGTCGGAGGAAACTGTATACACGCTTACCATCCGAACGCCGACGCTCGCGGGCGCTGTCGAGGAAGACGTCGGAGACAACCTGCTGGCTGGCTGGTTCGAAACGTTCGAGCGACGGGTCGAAGACGCCCCGAAAGCCGTTCGTGCGGAGATCGACCTCACAGTCGACATGCACTCGGAAGATGGTGAGGCGATCGTCACGCTCCAATTTCCGTTCGATCGACCCGATCGCGCGCCAGCCGTGGTAAAAGCGATGGCCGAGTACGTCGAGGGAACGTACGTCGAAGGTGTCGTTCCGGGATTCACGTATCGTCCGCCGGTTTCAGAGTTGCTCGCCGACGCGACCCACTCCGAGGAGACAGAACACGATCGGGGAGGGGGACCGCTTCCGCTGTAA
- a CDS encoding type II toxin-antitoxin system VapC family toxin, with amino-acid sequence MAEPIQTPIGTITAEHFRPGRVRHQVIVGPKFLYALFDPQDEMHPVSRAFMSFIRDGDLPYRHLIVNEHIVDEAATRLKKRASVQMASTFLTTLDESRLYRFEYVSREVFEEAVNRFTEWTDLNASLTDFVVAQQMADREIDYIVTYDRHYDCFDVTTLPYRD; translated from the coding sequence ATGGCTGAACCGATACAGACGCCGATCGGAACGATCACTGCTGAACATTTCAGACCCGGTCGAGTCCGACATCAGGTGATCGTCGGCCCGAAGTTCCTCTATGCGTTGTTCGATCCCCAAGATGAGATGCACCCAGTCTCACGGGCGTTTATGTCGTTCATCCGTGATGGTGATCTCCCGTACAGACACCTCATCGTGAACGAGCACATCGTCGATGAAGCTGCCACCCGGCTCAAAAAACGAGCGTCCGTCCAGATGGCATCGACGTTCCTGACGACGCTCGATGAGAGTCGTCTCTATCGGTTCGAATATGTTTCGAGGGAGGTTTTCGAGGAGGCAGTGAACAGGTTCACGGAATGGACTGATCTGAACGCATCACTCACGGATTTCGTCGTCGCCCAGCAGATGGCCGACAGAGAGATCGATTACATCGTCACGTACGACCGCCATTATGACTGTTTCGACGTGACGACGCTTCCCTACCGAGACTGA
- a CDS encoding sodium:calcium antiporter produces MKRRVIGAIAGAVGLTIPWLILWLTGLGHSDSIPTGAIVVVSGLAVLGGSFLLAWGAETAEKDVPRAFAIAVLAVLAVAPEYAVDALYAWNAGAFAGMPRGTESAHLAVANMTGANRILIGIGWSGIALFTIYRAHKTGDPAVQRRSGILTDALSLDRDINLEITFLFLATLWALVVPINGGIDALDMAVLVGLYIAYIVVILRGDVEIPEEHGGVPGALQQNPKRYRIAIVLSLFAYSGLIIFTAVEPFAHGLEQIGQSIGIPSFFMIQWIAPLASESPELIVVAYLVNKARSTAGFSALISSKLNQWTLLIGTLVLVYSIALGQYGPLPFDQKQAGEIWLTAAQSFFALSLLINFEISAREAITLLVLFVSQVVIEFLMIQELVRLPLSSYELLLVFSGIYVVLGSVLLVIRWQALKRLFRRSAKTVREATSLGQSPTESH; encoded by the coding sequence ATGAAACGCCGGGTGATCGGTGCGATCGCGGGGGCTGTCGGATTGACCATTCCGTGGCTTATCCTCTGGCTGACAGGATTGGGACACAGCGATAGCATACCGACGGGTGCGATCGTCGTGGTGAGCGGTTTAGCCGTTCTGGGTGGCTCGTTTTTACTCGCGTGGGGGGCTGAAACGGCCGAAAAAGACGTTCCGCGGGCGTTTGCCATCGCGGTGCTTGCGGTGTTAGCCGTCGCGCCCGAATACGCGGTGGACGCCCTGTATGCGTGGAACGCGGGCGCGTTTGCCGGAATGCCACGAGGAACGGAATCCGCCCACCTCGCGGTCGCTAACATGACGGGGGCCAACCGGATCCTCATCGGGATCGGCTGGTCCGGAATCGCGCTGTTCACCATCTATCGGGCGCACAAGACGGGTGATCCCGCCGTCCAGCGACGCTCCGGCATCCTCACTGATGCGCTGTCGCTCGATCGGGACATCAATCTCGAGATTACGTTTCTGTTTCTCGCAACGCTCTGGGCGCTGGTCGTGCCGATCAACGGGGGGATCGACGCCCTCGATATGGCGGTTCTCGTCGGGCTGTACATCGCGTACATCGTCGTCATCCTCCGGGGAGACGTCGAGATCCCGGAAGAACACGGTGGCGTTCCCGGTGCGCTCCAACAGAACCCGAAACGGTATCGCATCGCCATCGTGCTGTCGTTGTTCGCCTACTCCGGGCTGATCATCTTCACCGCGGTCGAGCCGTTCGCCCACGGACTCGAACAGATCGGGCAGTCGATCGGAATCCCCTCGTTTTTCATGATCCAGTGGATCGCGCCGCTGGCCTCCGAATCACCGGAGCTGATCGTCGTCGCGTATCTGGTGAACAAAGCCCGGTCGACGGCCGGCTTCTCGGCGTTGATCTCCTCGAAGCTCAACCAGTGGACGCTCCTCATCGGGACCCTCGTCCTCGTGTATTCGATCGCGCTCGGTCAGTACGGACCGCTTCCGTTCGATCAGAAACAGGCGGGTGAGATCTGGCTGACCGCAGCCCAGTCGTTCTTCGCGTTGAGCCTCCTCATCAACTTCGAAATCTCGGCTCGGGAAGCGATCACGCTGTTGGTGCTGTTCGTTTCTCAAGTCGTGATCGAGTTCCTCATGATTCAAGAATTGGTTCGACTACCACTGTCGAGCTACGAGCTGTTGCTCGTGTTCAGCGGTATCTACGTCGTTTTGGGCAGCGTTCTGTTGGTCATCCGGTGGCAGGCGCTCAAACGGCTGTTCCGACGGAGCGCGAAAACGGTTCGAGAGGCTACGTCGCTCGGTCAGAGTCCGACCGAGAGCCACTAA
- a CDS encoding ester cyclase has translation MTDGVTPSERAQNKALARRIPEEVFAEGDLDLLDELYAEDAVEHNAFGDQQGRPAIRESYEAFLTAFPDISQTVEDVVAERDTVAMYITSRGTHEGKLWGIEPTGQEIEVQQMFFVRIEDGMIAERWFLPDSLSLLHQLGVIEFPPT, from the coding sequence ATGACGGACGGAGTAACACCGTCCGAACGGGCGCAAAACAAGGCACTTGCCCGTCGTATCCCGGAAGAGGTCTTTGCGGAAGGCGACCTCGACCTCCTCGATGAGTTGTACGCCGAAGACGCCGTCGAACACAATGCCTTCGGTGATCAGCAGGGTCGTCCGGCAATCCGAGAGTCCTACGAAGCGTTTCTCACCGCCTTTCCCGACATCTCACAGACCGTCGAAGACGTCGTCGCGGAAAGAGACACAGTCGCCATGTACATCACGAGTCGAGGAACACACGAGGGGAAACTCTGGGGCATCGAACCGACCGGTCAGGAGATCGAGGTACAACAGATGTTCTTCGTGCGTATCGAGGACGGCATGATCGCCGAACGGTGGTTCTTGCCGGACAGCCTTAGCTTACTACACCAACTCGGGGTCATCGAATTCCCACCGACGTAA
- a CDS encoding HVO_2922 family protein — translation MPAQPTFELYQDTIGEWRWRLVASNGKIIADSGGGYVSKQGAKRGIESVKNNAPTADVVVCD, via the coding sequence ATGCCAGCACAACCAACGTTCGAACTGTATCAGGACACGATCGGTGAGTGGCGATGGCGTCTCGTCGCTTCGAACGGGAAGATCATCGCTGACAGCGGCGGCGGGTACGTCTCCAAACAAGGAGCAAAGCGAGGTATCGAAAGCGTGAAAAACAACGCTCCGACGGCTGACGTGGTCGTGTGTGACTGA
- a CDS encoding ferredoxin — MTEEPVDPSEIGERDAPPIEEKPYKIIFEANKCIAAGKCAEVSGNWEMELASGIAQPQTYFFEEDELDHNVRAAEVCPAKNDDGVIHVIDRQTNEEIAPDPHGDGTLSVEW; from the coding sequence ATGACGGAGGAACCGGTCGATCCCAGCGAGATCGGCGAACGCGACGCGCCACCGATCGAGGAGAAGCCGTACAAGATCATCTTCGAGGCGAACAAATGCATCGCCGCGGGCAAATGCGCTGAGGTGTCGGGTAACTGGGAGATGGAGTTGGCGAGTGGCATTGCTCAGCCCCAAACGTACTTCTTCGAGGAAGATGAACTCGATCACAACGTGCGTGCCGCAGAGGTGTGTCCGGCTAAAAACGACGACGGGGTGATTCACGTGATCGACCGACAGACCAACGAGGAGATCGCGCCGGACCCACACGGTGACGGCACGCTGAGCGTCGAATGGTGA
- a CDS encoding potassium channel family protein, with amino-acid sequence MRFVIVGGGRVGTRTARVLEAEDHDATILERRPEQVDKLRKEGFDIVQGDGSTEEDLLGLDLENADGVAALTGDVTVNIITCLIAKANGCRTVLRVDNDKYETLCRKYGSEIDMVIYPERLGAIAAKNALLGGNIRAIADIAKEIQLTEFTVTEESPMRGYTLSELELPANAQLLGFGKADESIDLPTEDESLELGDRLIVIADFEVLGDVRRIIVGENATPSSPAPVA; translated from the coding sequence ATGCGCTTTGTTATCGTTGGAGGGGGTCGCGTTGGAACACGAACAGCGCGAGTCCTCGAAGCGGAAGACCACGATGCAACGATTCTCGAACGACGGCCCGAACAGGTTGATAAACTACGAAAGGAAGGATTCGACATCGTTCAGGGCGACGGCAGCACCGAGGAGGATCTGCTCGGTTTGGATCTCGAAAACGCTGATGGTGTGGCTGCGCTCACCGGCGATGTGACGGTCAACATCATCACGTGTTTGATCGCCAAGGCTAACGGTTGTCGGACCGTTCTCCGCGTCGACAACGACAAATACGAAACGCTCTGTCGGAAGTACGGCTCCGAGATCGATATGGTCATCTATCCGGAACGGCTCGGAGCGATCGCCGCCAAGAATGCCCTCTTGGGCGGTAACATCCGTGCGATCGCGGACATTGCGAAAGAGATACAGCTCACTGAGTTCACCGTAACCGAAGAATCCCCGATGCGGGGGTACACCCTCTCTGAACTCGAACTCCCCGCCAATGCGCAATTGCTGGGATTCGGCAAAGCGGATGAATCGATCGATCTCCCGACGGAAGACGAGTCGCTCGAACTCGGCGACCGCCTCATCGTCATCGCGGATTTCGAGGTACTGGGTGACGTTCGTCGCATCATCGTGGGCGAAAACGCTACACCGTCCAGTCCGGCTCCGGTGGCCTGA
- a CDS encoding thiamine pyrophosphate-dependent enzyme, producing the protein MHRVIAENDVADTSFDAEEMQTILQQMVRARTFDERAVSLQRRGWMSGYPPFKGQEASQVGGAYALQETDWLVPTYRSNAMQLARGVPPSDILRFRRGYPEYHSDHERPVFPQAVPIATQTLHAVGIGMAIDYDDSDQARVLCYLGDGATSEGDFHEALNFAGVFDAPVVFFCENNHWAISLPRDRQTAAPTIAAKADAYGIEGTRVDGNDPLAVAETVERALNRAATDEPVLVESLTYRQGPHTTSDDPERYRDDVDLPEWRTADPIERFEGYLLDNGVIEDGFVDDVEQQTREQISSAVDTIEETETESPEDVFDSVYADLPPRLQQQRTHFFPLG; encoded by the coding sequence ATGCACCGGGTGATCGCCGAAAACGACGTGGCTGACACGTCGTTCGACGCCGAGGAGATGCAGACGATACTGCAGCAGATGGTTCGTGCACGGACGTTCGACGAACGGGCGGTATCACTCCAGCGGCGGGGCTGGATGAGTGGCTATCCGCCGTTCAAAGGGCAGGAGGCTTCACAGGTCGGTGGAGCGTACGCGCTTCAGGAGACGGATTGGCTCGTGCCGACGTACCGATCGAACGCGATGCAGCTCGCCCGTGGCGTTCCGCCCAGCGATATCCTTCGATTCCGGCGGGGTTACCCCGAGTATCATTCGGACCACGAGCGTCCCGTCTTTCCTCAAGCGGTTCCGATCGCCACCCAGACGCTCCATGCCGTCGGCATCGGGATGGCCATCGACTACGACGATTCGGACCAAGCGCGCGTGCTGTGTTATCTTGGGGATGGAGCGACGAGCGAAGGCGATTTCCACGAGGCGCTCAACTTCGCTGGCGTGTTCGACGCTCCAGTCGTCTTCTTCTGTGAGAACAACCACTGGGCGATCAGCCTGCCACGGGACCGTCAGACGGCAGCCCCGACCATCGCGGCCAAAGCCGACGCCTACGGGATCGAGGGAACACGGGTTGACGGCAACGATCCGCTCGCGGTCGCGGAGACGGTTGAGCGCGCGCTCAACCGCGCCGCCACCGACGAGCCGGTGCTGGTCGAGAGCCTCACGTACCGACAGGGACCCCACACTACTAGCGACGATCCCGAGCGCTACCGCGACGACGTCGATCTCCCTGAGTGGCGCACTGCCGACCCGATCGAACGGTTCGAGGGGTATCTCTTGGACAACGGCGTCATCGAGGACGGATTCGTCGACGACGTCGAACAGCAGACCCGCGAACAGATCAGCTCGGCCGTCGACACGATCGAAGAGACCGAAACGGAGTCTCCCGAAGACGTATTCGATTCCGTCTATGCGGACCTCCCGCCGCGCCTCCAGCAGCAACGAACCCACTTTTTTCCGCTCGGGTGA
- a CDS encoding nucleotide exchange factor GrpE, with amino-acid sequence MSENDPVQDDTTTDDRRSEKPDMDDHPDDSSQESTSEESTEKTEAESEAETENGPSEELVERVEDSDPTDVATEIESLREQIDEHERTIEDLESSLKRKQADFKNYKKRMKKRREQERKRATEDLVTRIIDVRDNLKRGLDQDGDIREGIESTLNQFDHVLEGENVEEIAPEPGEDVDPQRHEVLMRVDSEQPPDAIDDVHRPGYKMAGKIIREAQVTVSDGESDEE; translated from the coding sequence ATGAGTGAAAACGATCCGGTGCAAGACGACACGACCACGGATGACCGACGATCCGAAAAGCCGGATATGGATGACCACCCCGACGACTCATCCCAAGAATCCACAAGCGAGGAATCGACGGAAAAAACCGAAGCGGAATCGGAAGCCGAAACGGAGAACGGTCCGTCCGAAGAACTCGTCGAACGTGTCGAAGACAGCGATCCCACGGACGTTGCTACGGAGATCGAATCGTTGCGAGAGCAGATCGACGAACACGAGCGAACCATCGAGGACCTAGAATCGAGCCTCAAGCGCAAGCAGGCTGATTTCAAAAATTACAAAAAGAGGATGAAAAAACGTCGCGAACAGGAGCGAAAGCGCGCGACGGAGGACCTCGTTACCCGCATCATCGATGTCCGCGACAACCTCAAACGCGGACTCGATCAGGACGGCGACATCCGGGAGGGAATCGAATCCACGCTCAACCAATTCGATCACGTGCTCGAAGGGGAAAACGTCGAAGAGATCGCTCCCGAACCGGGCGAGGATGTCGATCCCCAGCGTCATGAGGTGTTGATGCGGGTCGACTCCGAACAGCCGCCCGACGCGATCGACGACGTTCACCGGCCCGGCTACAAGATGGCCGGGAAAATCATTCGCGAGGCCCAAGTTACCGTCAGTGACGGGGAATCAGACGAGGAGTGA
- a CDS encoding GNAT family N-acetyltransferase, translating to MSGPTFIECDRIELQTVEEEDIEFLQRGVNHPAVRHHIEAFRTPINGEQYRELFESIDSDEDGVTLLVVPRDGASAGEPIGSVQLYPVNNARGFANLGVWFMPQVWGNGYATEASAYLIDYGFQQMGLHRISAAPNSPNEASISLCERLGFVHEGTSRDLGFVDGEYIDLERYGLLAAEWDGPQAVLSQ from the coding sequence ATGTCAGGACCGACGTTCATCGAATGCGACCGCATTGAGTTACAAACAGTCGAGGAAGAAGACATCGAATTCCTGCAACGAGGCGTCAATCACCCGGCCGTACGTCACCACATCGAGGCGTTTCGAACGCCGATCAACGGCGAACAGTACCGCGAGCTGTTCGAGTCGATCGATAGCGACGAGGACGGTGTGACGCTCCTTGTCGTTCCCCGTGACGGTGCATCTGCGGGCGAGCCGATCGGGTCAGTGCAACTGTACCCCGTTAACAACGCACGCGGGTTTGCCAATCTCGGTGTCTGGTTCATGCCTCAAGTATGGGGAAACGGCTATGCGACAGAAGCCAGCGCATATCTCATCGACTATGGCTTTCAACAGATGGGGCTACACCGGATTTCGGCAGCGCCAAACAGTCCAAACGAAGCATCGATTTCACTGTGTGAGCGGCTCGGCTTCGTCCATGAAGGCACGAGCCGAGATCTGGGATTCGTCGATGGCGAATACATCGACCTAGAACGGTATGGCTTGCTCGCTGCGGAGTGGGACGGCCCGCAAGCGGTGCTCAGTCAGTAG
- a CDS encoding helix-turn-helix domain-containing protein — MPHIQIQLDGTAVDGWLATISTDFPDAEFRLLATQLRDDGAFVILEVVTPKGDALAHRFENTPEVDSVEVHYTDEQLVLLQFRTSATKSYDPLRESNNVSLYPTILRDGWFSVELAASHERLSEYTDELVAADIPYQVLSLTQAYDSSELLTNRQWHIITEAVERGYYDTPRDCTVTELAESLDIHKSAASRLLHRAESRIVTGFVTGTAR, encoded by the coding sequence ATGCCGCACATTCAGATCCAACTCGACGGAACAGCAGTGGACGGCTGGTTAGCCACGATTTCGACTGACTTTCCCGATGCTGAGTTCAGACTGCTGGCGACCCAGCTACGGGACGACGGCGCGTTCGTGATTCTCGAAGTCGTCACGCCGAAAGGTGATGCGCTCGCTCACCGATTCGAGAACACTCCCGAAGTAGATTCAGTCGAGGTCCACTACACTGACGAACAGCTAGTGTTGCTCCAGTTCCGGACTTCAGCAACGAAATCGTACGATCCGCTCCGCGAGTCGAACAACGTGTCTCTGTATCCCACCATCCTTCGGGACGGATGGTTTTCGGTGGAGCTGGCGGCATCACACGAACGGCTATCGGAGTACACCGACGAGCTAGTAGCGGCTGACATTCCGTATCAGGTGTTATCGCTGACCCAAGCGTACGATTCGAGTGAGTTGCTCACGAATCGCCAATGGCACATTATCACCGAGGCAGTCGAGCGCGGTTACTACGATACGCCACGTGACTGTACGGTGACTGAACTCGCAGAGTCATTGGACATTCACAAATCGGCGGCGAGCAGGCTGCTTCATCGCGCCGAAAGCCGGATCGTCACGGGGTTCGTCACGGGAACGGCACGGTGA
- a CDS encoding DEAD/DEAH box helicase — protein MSQQASAVDTLFLHERSDDFTVVVNRNGERLFQAILELKVTDAGPRPARFRVQKDSEEDLRRPEEFVDIARRASRIRISEQTTREGRDRLQSMLGGYQLQGKVVRTCRRCANAGRYSPLTSDTAIETDSEHVCLDCAKRELEGELNYRSLQSGARERLEELLVETGDLDRIVNLLQGRLDPDLTKFDEISATVEAVDPVPTESLDLHPDLSALVTEQFEQLLPVQSLAVRNGVLSGRDQLVVSATATGKTLIGELAGIDRVLSGDGKMLFLVPLVALANQKHEQFTETYGDLVDVTIRVGASRVRDTGATFHPDADVIVGTYEGIDHALRTGKDLGNIGTVVIDEVHTLGETDRGHRLDGLISRLKHRCERAETDTQWVYLSATVGNPKQLAGSLEATLIEFEERPVPIERHVTFAEAHEKSRIENKLVKRAFDTKSSKGYRGQTIIFTNSRRRCHSISRSLEYPSAPYHAGLDYKRRKTVERKFGDQELAAVVTTAALAAGVDFPASQVLFDSLAMGIEWLSVQEFSQMLGRAGRPDFHDEGTVYLLVEPDGVYHNSMEMTEDETAFKLLKGEMESVYTGYDESSAIEETLANIVVGGPNAKRLNDRMIGDVPTKHALGKLIEYDFIDGTNPTNLGRVVCRHFLDPKQAFVMLNGIRSGDDPDDIVADIELLESDG, from the coding sequence GTGTCACAGCAGGCTTCGGCAGTCGATACCCTGTTTCTCCACGAGCGATCCGACGACTTCACTGTCGTCGTCAACCGCAACGGAGAGCGGCTTTTTCAGGCGATCCTCGAACTGAAGGTCACGGACGCCGGTCCGCGTCCCGCCCGATTTCGCGTCCAAAAGGATTCGGAGGAGGATCTCCGGCGGCCCGAAGAGTTCGTCGACATCGCCCGGCGTGCCTCGCGTATTCGGATCTCTGAACAGACAACACGAGAGGGGCGGGATCGTCTCCAGTCGATGCTCGGGGGGTACCAGCTACAGGGAAAAGTCGTCCGGACGTGTCGACGGTGTGCGAACGCCGGTCGCTACTCGCCGCTGACGAGCGACACGGCGATCGAAACCGACAGCGAACACGTCTGTCTCGACTGTGCGAAACGCGAACTCGAAGGCGAACTCAACTACCGAAGCCTCCAGTCGGGAGCACGCGAGCGCCTCGAAGAACTGCTGGTCGAAACCGGCGATCTCGATCGGATCGTGAACCTCTTGCAAGGACGATTGGATCCCGACCTCACCAAGTTCGATGAGATCAGCGCCACTGTAGAGGCGGTCGATCCCGTTCCGACCGAATCGCTCGATCTGCACCCGGATCTCTCGGCGTTAGTTACTGAGCAGTTCGAGCAGCTCCTGCCGGTTCAGAGCCTCGCGGTCAGAAACGGCGTCCTGTCGGGGCGTGATCAGCTCGTCGTGAGCGCGACGGCGACCGGGAAGACGCTGATCGGAGAGCTTGCCGGGATCGATCGGGTCCTCTCGGGGGACGGCAAGATGCTCTTTCTCGTGCCGCTGGTCGCGTTGGCCAACCAGAAACACGAGCAGTTCACGGAGACGTACGGCGACCTCGTGGACGTGACGATCCGCGTCGGTGCCAGTCGGGTCCGGGACACCGGTGCCACGTTCCATCCCGACGCTGACGTGATCGTCGGCACCTACGAGGGGATCGATCACGCGCTCCGAACGGGCAAAGATCTCGGTAACATCGGCACCGTCGTCATCGATGAAGTCCACACGCTCGGGGAAACCGACCGGGGGCATCGGCTCGACGGACTCATCTCTCGGCTGAAACACCGGTGTGAGCGAGCAGAGACCGATACCCAGTGGGTGTATCTCTCCGCGACCGTCGGCAATCCCAAACAGCTCGCTGGCTCATTGGAAGCGACGCTCATCGAGTTCGAAGAGCGGCCGGTGCCGATCGAGCGCCACGTCACCTTCGCCGAGGCCCACGAGAAATCACGGATCGAAAACAAGCTCGTCAAACGGGCATTCGACACGAAATCCTCGAAGGGCTATCGGGGACAAACCATCATCTTCACCAACTCACGGCGTCGGTGTCACTCGATCAGTCGATCGTTGGAGTATCCCAGCGCGCCGTATCACGCCGGGTTGGATTACAAACGCCGGAAAACGGTCGAACGAAAATTCGGCGACCAGGAGCTTGCGGCCGTCGTGACGACGGCTGCGCTCGCTGCTGGTGTCGACTTCCCGGCCTCGCAGGTCCTGTTTGATTCACTCGCCATGGGCATCGAGTGGCTCTCTGTGCAGGAGTTTAGCCAGATGCTCGGGCGCGCTGGCCGTCCCGATTTCCACGATGAGGGCACCGTCTATCTCCTCGTCGAACCCGACGGCGTCTACCACAATTCCATGGAGATGACCGAAGACGAAACGGCGTTCAAACTCCTCAAAGGCGAGATGGAATCGGTTTATACAGGGTACGACGAATCGTCGGCCATCGAGGAGACGCTCGCCAACATCGTCGTCGGGGGACCGAACGCGAAGCGACTCAACGACCGCATGATCGGCGATGTGCCTACGAAACACGCGCTGGGTAAACTCATCGAGTACGACTTCATCGACGGCACGAACCCGACGAATCTCGGACGAGTGGTGTGTCGCCACTTCCTCGACCCGAAACAGGCGTTCGTGATGCTCAACGGCATCCGCTCGGGCGACGATCCTGACGATATTGTCGCCGATATCGAACTGCTCGAGTCGGATGGGTGA
- the tmk gene encoding dTMP kinase, with the protein MLITIEGIDGSGKTTVWEALHDSVDAVFTKEPTDSWYGDCVRTSLSDDAADPLAELFLYTADHADHLARVIRPALDRGDLVISDRYADSRYAYQGASLAGVVPRPMEYVRGIHQPFTRPPDATIYLDLSPQTGAQRAGASDKFEQADHLAAVQANYERLIDHEPERFVRIDANRSPEAVIDSVERTIEQLV; encoded by the coding sequence ATGCTCATCACGATCGAAGGGATCGACGGAAGCGGGAAAACGACGGTGTGGGAGGCCCTGCACGACAGCGTCGACGCCGTGTTCACCAAAGAACCGACCGATTCGTGGTACGGCGACTGTGTTCGGACGTCGCTTTCCGACGACGCTGCCGATCCGCTCGCCGAGCTGTTTCTGTACACGGCCGACCACGCCGACCACCTTGCGCGCGTGATCCGCCCGGCGCTCGATCGTGGTGACCTCGTCATCTCCGATCGCTACGCCGATTCTCGGTACGCCTACCAAGGAGCCAGCTTGGCAGGTGTCGTCCCCCGACCGATGGAGTACGTCCGGGGGATCCATCAACCGTTTACGCGCCCGCCCGACGCGACGATCTATCTCGATCTCTCCCCACAAACGGGTGCCCAACGCGCCGGCGCGAGCGACAAGTTCGAACAAGCCGACCACCTCGCCGCCGTCCAAGCGAACTACGAACGGCTCATCGATCACGAACCTGAGCGGTTCGTCCGCATCGACGCCAACCGATCGCCCGAGGCGGTCATCGACAGCGTCGAACGAACGATCGAACAGTTGGTATGA
- a CDS encoding complex I NDUFA9 subunit family protein, with the protein MNVLLVGGSGFIGTKLAETLSDRDHNVTVLSRTPSESTLPDGVETAVGDVTAYDSITSAFEGIDCVVNLVALSPLFKPSGGSEQHFKVHLGGTENVVAAAGEHDVEKIVQMSALGADPHGETAYIESKGQAEIAVRNADTESVVIRPSIVFGEGGEFVSFTEMLTTPVVTALPGGGTTRFQPIWVGDLADMLADAVENDDHAGATYELGGPEVLSLADVTELIARSNGHSVTIVPIPMALVTVGLSLVDPIPGAPMGADQATSLKMDNVTDDNAIEAFGVAPDELRTLESYLGLSTPGESNTPVG; encoded by the coding sequence ATGAACGTACTCCTCGTGGGCGGGAGCGGATTTATCGGCACGAAGCTGGCTGAGACGCTGAGCGATCGAGACCACAACGTGACAGTGCTTTCTCGCACGCCTAGCGAGTCGACACTTCCAGACGGCGTCGAAACCGCAGTAGGGGACGTTACAGCATACGATTCGATCACTTCTGCTTTCGAGGGGATAGACTGTGTGGTGAATCTGGTCGCTCTATCGCCACTGTTCAAGCCCAGCGGTGGCAGTGAACAGCACTTCAAAGTCCACTTGGGCGGCACCGAGAACGTTGTGGCGGCTGCTGGGGAACACGATGTCGAGAAGATCGTCCAAATGAGCGCGCTCGGTGCGGATCCACACGGGGAGACGGCGTACATCGAATCGAAAGGACAGGCCGAGATCGCCGTCCGCAACGCTGATACGGAGTCCGTCGTCATCCGGCCGTCGATCGTGTTCGGGGAGGGCGGGGAGTTCGTCTCGTTCACGGAGATGCTCACGACGCCCGTCGTGACCGCACTCCCGGGTGGGGGAACGACACGGTTTCAGCCGATCTGGGTTGGTGATCTCGCCGACATGCTCGCCGATGCAGTCGAGAACGACGACCACGCCGGCGCAACGTACGAACTCGGTGGGCCGGAGGTGCTGTCGCTCGCGGACGTGACGGAGCTCATCGCTCGATCGAACGGGCACTCGGTGACGATCGTTCCGATCCCGATGGCGCTCGTCACGGTCGGGCTCTCGCTCGTCGATCCGATCCCGGGTGCGCCGATGGGTGCCGATCAGGCCACGTCGTTGAAAATGGACAACGTCACTGATGACAACGCGATCGAGGCGTTCGGTGTTGCGCCCGACGAGCTGCGAACGCTCGAATCGTATCTCGGTCTCTCGACTCCGGGAGAGTCAAATACTCCCGTCGGATAA